tacatacacacacacacaagaagtaattaagtaggtattatgcaAGAAGGATTACAGTACAATTGAGACCTTattaaaattagattttttatgCAGAAAGTTCAAAACAGTATGACTGGTTGTGACTCGTACTCGTAAGTGCATCTTTAATTTATTCGACAGAAAAAAACCATGAAGTACTTACTTAGCCGGTGGCAAGCATTGGTACCTGCTTAATACAAAAATGTATAGAAGGGACCAGACTTGGTTACACTTAagtacttagggtggtattaataaagtaatctcagctgagactgccctcaagatcatgctcaagtccctgtttttatatgagaactgtcacattgacattatcttgagggcagtctggaagctgagattggtttattaataccaccctaagtcatCAAAACAGTTTTTGCAACTTAGCTACTAACTATGTTGTGTGCTGTACGTGGTGTGGTGCCCCAGGAGCGGCTGCTGCTGTCGGTGCTGCCGCGCCACGTTGCCATGGAGATGAAGGCGGACATCGCCAGCCAGCCGCGGCAGGAGCAGTTCCACAAGATCTACATCCAGCGATACGAGAACGTCAGGTACGTTACAACTGTACACAATGTCGCCACTGTCGAGCTACGAGGACCTTGTGTCACTTGTATGACATTGTCAGTCCCCGTTGTGCACTCGATAAGACCGAACGTGTACGTTGCTTAGGCAGTTTTGCAGAGATTGTCAACCTCTGACGACAttataatagtttatttattttccgttATCCATCGGACTTGGTGCAAGTGTTTGTAAAATGCCGACGTGTTCAACCTGCAATCAAGCATTTAATGATGGTGTTACTTGTGGAGAATGTAGCAAAAATTTTGGGTTCTGCTGTGCCCCTATCACAGAGGGTAACTACCGAAAGCTGGGACCAGATCGCCGCTCTCAGTGGAGATGTGGGCAGTGTAAAATTAGTGCTGTCTCTAACTATGGTGTGTCTACTCCTGCACCTAGACCTGCTCGTGCGTCTGGCTCTGACAATGCTGTGAAATCCAATCCTACGGCTTCCTCCGACAGTGATGCAGTGAAGGATTCACTTAGTGCTATTCTATTGGAAATACGTGACATCAAGCGGCAGCTTGTTGATCTTCCGTCTTTGGTTCAGGAAGTGAAAAATATTAAGGTCCAGATCGGTGAATTGCAAAGCTCTTGCGAATTCAGCCATGAGGGTTTGATTGAGCAAGATAAAAAAATCACTGACTTGGAAATTAAAGTATCGGAGATCCAGGCTTTGAAGACGGCTCTGGACATGACATCTGAGGAGCTTGCTGTCATAAAGTCCGACTTGGCTGATAGAGACCAAAGATCAAGGCTTAACAATATCGAAGTCAAGGGAATTCCAGTGAAGAACTCTGAGAACCTGTTTGGCATCCTAGAAGCTATTTGCGTAACGATTG
This genomic interval from Pectinophora gossypiella chromosome Z, ilPecGoss1.1, whole genome shotgun sequence contains the following:
- the LOC126379942 gene encoding uncharacterized protein LOC126379942 yields the protein MPTCSTCNQAFNDGVTCGECSKNFGFCCAPITEGNYRKLGPDRRSQWRCGQCKISAVSNYGVSTPAPRPARASGSDNAVKSNPTASSDSDAVKDSLSAILLEIRDIKRQLVDLPSLVQEVKNIKVQIGELQSSCEFSHEGLIEQDKKITDLEIKVSEIQALKTALDMTSEELAVIKSDLADRDQRSRLNNIEVKGIPVKNSENLFGILEAICVTIGYDIPKTQINYIARVPVQNSNDKSIIINLNNRYIKEDFVAAARRHKSLSTSAIAGVGGNHPVYINDHLTPVNKRLLTKAKTICKDKGYEYVWVKHCKIHARKNDTSKIIVIKEC